TCTACTCTTTAGGTTCTGTTCCTGGATTAACAACAGTAGTTATATTCTTTGGGGATATCGATAGTTATAGGGATGTAAATGGTAAATTCCCCACTTATGGTACTTCTACTGTAGACCCCGGTTGGGACAGTTTGTATCTTAGGGGAACATTTAATAGTTGGGGAACAACTGCAATGTCTAAGGTTGGGGATGTATGGAGCGTCCAAGCTACATTTGCTCAAGGTGGCCGATTTAAGTTTGATAGAGACGGAGACTGGCAAAGAAACTACGGTGCAGGAAATATAGAGAACGTGGCTGTTTTTACTGGAGATGATATATATATTCCTTCAGCTGGAACTTGGACAGTTTCTTTAAACGAGTCAACTTTGGAGTACTCAATGTCAACTGAACCAATAGAAACATACTCTGTTTCAGGTCAGATATTAGAAGATGATAAAGGATTAAGCGGTGTAACTGTTTCCCTTGGTTCTAAATCTACTCTTACAGATTCTAACGGTTATTATAGCTTTAGTAATATTTCTACAGGGTCATATGTTTTAAGTCCAGTAAAATCTGGATATATATTCTCTCCAGTTAGTCAGAACGTTAATGTTGTAGATGAAGGTATAATAGTTTCTAATATTATTGGTACATTTTCTACAACAACAGATTTAACTGTTCATTTTGGAGAGTGGGAATCTGCTACAACATATTCTATACACCCTTGGGATGGTTTATCAGGAGATATTGTAATGGAGTATGAGAAGTTAGAGAATGGTATTCACTGGTGGGTTGCTACTATTCCAAATGCTCCAACTCATTTTATGTTCTGTTTTAATAATTCAAATAATAACTGGGATGGTGGAAATCGTAGTTATGACTCACAAGCTAGTGAAATTTTCATAAAAGCTTGGGATAATACAGTATATACCAGCAGGTAATTAGTTACATATGCCCTTCTTTATAAAAATAAAGGAGGGCTTAAGTCTATTTCGAAGATTTTACTTTAAAGAGTTAAGTTCATCTGTTTTTTTCTGTATAGAATCTTTTATTAAATTTGATAGTTCCTTTGTTTTATATTCGCTAGGGAAAATAGGGGGTAAGAAATACATATTCATTTCCACCTTTTTATTCCATATAAAGCCTTTTTTAGGCATTGCATGGTTATTACCATAGTTACAAACAGGAAGGACCTTTCTATTTGTTTTTTTTGCTAATAAAGCTGCCCCATCCCGGAATTTACCTAGTTCCCCTGAAACACTTCGAGTGCCCTCAGGGAAAATAGCAATAGAAACACCCTCGTTTAGGTAGTATTCACTCTTCCTCATCATAGAGAATTGGCTTTTAGGATCTTTTCTATCCAGTAGTATATCTTTACCCATTAACATCATCCAACCAAGGGTCGGAATATAAGATATCTCTTTTTTTGAAATCCACTTAAGGTCTAGCCCGGTGGATGCTAGTATACATATATCTGTTAATGATAGATGGTTTGGAGTAATTACATATGTCTCGTTTCTATCAACATTTTCTAAACCGTGTATCTTCGTTCTCCAGAAAGGATTTAAAAACATCATTAAAAAACCAACCAATGAGTTCATTTTATGATTAATTCGTCTAAGCTTGTCAAAGGGTGTTGTTACTATCCAAACCAGAAAACAGACAGGAGTATAAAGAATCATAAACATTCCAAAAGTAAAATAGTAAAATAGTGTTCCTAATAAGTTTAAAATTATCATTTAAGTATTCCTTTAAGTAAGTAGTCCTTTCTTCTCCATCTCTTATTAACTTTAACCCTAAGGTCTAGTTTTATTTTATATGGAAAAATTTTATTCAACTCTCTCTGAGCCCCTATTCTTATTTTTTTAATAGTTTCACCCTTGTGGCCTATAACAAAACCCTTTTGGCTCTCCTGTTCTACAGTTAAAAAGGCTCTTACCCACATAGTATTTTCGGCTTCGTTGTACTCTGTGTCTGCCATTTCTACATAAATTGAG
Above is a genomic segment from Thiospirochaeta perfilievii containing:
- a CDS encoding lysophospholipid acyltransferase family protein, with product MIILNLLGTLFYYFTFGMFMILYTPVCFLVWIVTTPFDKLRRINHKMNSLVGFLMMFLNPFWRTKIHGLENVDRNETYVITPNHLSLTDICILASTGLDLKWISKKEISYIPTLGWMMLMGKDILLDRKDPKSQFSMMRKSEYYLNEGVSIAIFPEGTRSVSGELGKFRDGAALLAKKTNRKVLPVCNYGNNHAMPKKGFIWNKKVEMNMYFLPPIFPSEYKTKELSNLIKDSIQKKTDELNSLK